The Pseudobythopirellula maris genome has a window encoding:
- a CDS encoding matrixin family metalloprotease, with protein MRRLCRFNTRRLAGWAVLLLAVAAATPAWAYDNADRWQFTALDGAVAPTGQPITLTWSIVPDGTLIPNVFPGTNRNSNLRATLDTLFPGGESEWFPVIASTFERWESISGIDFVYEAADDGEEHHFEDNPGVAGVRGDVRLGGTLIDGTSGTFLGSVGYSYWPDYGEVVLDTADTGYYGDEASNHLKLRHTLMHEIGHALGLGHVSSAATDILMESFPQSHFDGPQIDDIRAVQYLYGDALERSHGGAGNNSLANATPLGALAAGETISLGADADSGFAVDFDESDFVSIARASDLDYFAFTADGGSLVDVVLTPVGPTYIQFVQRTSRTNQVVASAVSDLSLELWDVTGTPELLATADATAAGSVESILGAELAAGGEYAVRVAGDGNDVQLYRLDLVAVAAPVLAGDYNGNGVVDAADFTLWRDTLGETDNLAADGDLSGEVDQGDYDLWAANFGMTLDAAPAHLAAPEPNATLMGVIAVFTTPWLRGRSKRGWFATHAASRTAQPRNSSHGDRNILFLGNSPY; from the coding sequence ATGCGTAGGTTGTGTCGATTCAACACGAGGCGGCTCGCAGGCTGGGCCGTCCTGCTGCTGGCGGTAGCTGCCGCCACGCCCGCCTGGGCCTACGACAACGCCGACCGGTGGCAATTCACGGCTCTCGATGGCGCGGTCGCTCCGACCGGACAGCCGATCACGCTCACCTGGAGCATCGTGCCCGATGGGACGCTGATCCCCAACGTGTTCCCCGGAACCAACCGCAACAGCAACCTGCGAGCGACGCTCGACACGTTGTTTCCGGGCGGGGAGTCCGAATGGTTCCCGGTGATCGCCTCGACGTTTGAACGCTGGGAGTCGATCAGCGGCATCGACTTCGTCTACGAGGCGGCCGACGACGGGGAGGAGCACCATTTCGAGGACAACCCCGGCGTGGCTGGCGTGCGCGGCGATGTCCGTTTGGGGGGCACGCTGATCGACGGCACGAGCGGCACGTTCCTCGGCTCGGTCGGCTATTCGTACTGGCCCGACTACGGTGAGGTCGTGCTCGACACGGCCGACACGGGCTACTACGGCGACGAGGCGAGCAACCACCTCAAGCTCCGGCACACGCTGATGCACGAGATCGGCCACGCGCTCGGGCTCGGCCATGTCTCTTCCGCGGCGACCGACATCTTGATGGAGTCGTTCCCTCAGTCCCATTTTGACGGACCGCAGATCGACGACATCCGCGCCGTGCAGTACCTCTACGGAGACGCGTTGGAGAGGTCCCATGGCGGGGCGGGCAACAACTCGCTGGCCAACGCCACGCCGCTCGGCGCTCTGGCGGCGGGTGAGACGATCTCGCTCGGCGCCGACGCCGACAGCGGCTTCGCGGTCGACTTTGACGAGAGCGACTTTGTCAGCATCGCCCGGGCCAGCGACCTCGACTACTTCGCCTTCACGGCCGATGGCGGTTCGCTCGTCGACGTGGTGCTCACGCCCGTCGGGCCGACTTACATACAGTTTGTGCAGCGCACCAGCCGCACCAATCAGGTGGTCGCCTCGGCGGTCAGCGACCTCAGCCTCGAGCTCTGGGACGTGACCGGCACGCCGGAACTGCTGGCCACGGCCGACGCCACGGCGGCTGGGTCGGTCGAGTCGATCTTGGGCGCCGAGCTCGCCGCGGGCGGCGAGTACGCGGTGCGCGTGGCGGGCGATGGGAACGACGTGCAGCTCTACCGGCTCGACCTGGTCGCCGTAGCGGCGCCGGTGCTCGCGGGCGATTACAACGGCAACGGCGTGGTCGACGCGGCCGACTTCACACTATGGCGAGACACGCTTGGCGAAACCGACAATCTGGCCGCCGACGGCGACCTCAGCGGCGAGGTCGACCAGGGGGACTACGACCTGTGGGCCGCGAACTTCGGCATGACGCTCGATGCAGCGCCGGCGCATTTGGCGGCCCCCGAGCCGAACGCGACTCTGATGGGGGTGATCGCGGTTTTCACCACACCCTGGCTCAGAGGACGAAGCAAACGAGGGTGGTTTGCTACCCATGCGGCAAGTCGCACTGCGCAGCCCCGAAATTCTTCCCACGGCGACCGAAACATATTGTTTTTGGGGAATTCACCTTATTAG
- a CDS encoding PEP-CTERM sorting domain-containing protein (PEP-CTERM proteins occur, often in large numbers, in the proteomes of bacteria that also encode an exosortase, a predicted intramembrane cysteine proteinase. The presence of a PEP-CTERM domain at a protein's C-terminus predicts cleavage within the sorting domain, followed by covalent anchoring to some some component of the (usually Gram-negative) cell surface. Many PEP-CTERM proteins exhibit an unusual sequence composition that includes large numbers of potential glycosylation sites. Expression of one such protein has been shown restore the ability of a bacterium to form floc, a type of biofilm.): MSHDSTTSTCEENTTARTIARRTAYTLAAGAAVGAAGQADAEVQYSGVQDLSIAQYGAQDLNLDGDAFNDILLKNYVFGGNYQGATVNGYPGKLVISNGSFPYYVSALEKGDLIDGTVVGPTFYGALGYAANPGSEFDSSTDAFIGLSFPIGGNAPEFIHYGWIRVDIDNSAGTFVIRDWAYNPVPNRGILAGDKVPEPGTLGLLAAGAAGVASMRRRRKAV, translated from the coding sequence ATGAGTCACGATTCGACTACTTCCACCTGCGAAGAAAACACTACCGCGCGCACGATCGCGCGACGCACCGCCTACACCCTGGCCGCCGGCGCCGCCGTCGGGGCCGCTGGCCAAGCCGACGCCGAGGTGCAGTACTCTGGCGTCCAGGACCTCTCGATAGCCCAGTATGGTGCGCAAGATCTCAACCTCGACGGCGACGCCTTCAACGACATCCTGCTGAAGAACTACGTGTTCGGAGGCAACTATCAGGGCGCCACGGTCAACGGCTATCCCGGCAAGCTGGTTATTTCGAACGGCAGCTTCCCGTATTACGTCAGCGCTTTAGAGAAGGGCGACCTGATTGACGGGACCGTGGTTGGCCCCACCTTCTACGGCGCCCTGGGCTACGCCGCGAATCCGGGCTCCGAATTCGACAGCTCGACCGACGCCTTCATCGGCCTGAGCTTTCCGATCGGTGGCAACGCCCCCGAGTTCATCCACTACGGCTGGATCCGGGTCGACATCGACAACTCGGCGGGCACATTCGTGATCCGTGACTGGGCCTACAACCCGGTTCCGAACCGCGGCATCCTCGCCGGCGACAAGGTGCCCGAACCGGGCACGCTCGGCCTGCTGGCGGCCGGCGCCGCCGGGGTGGCCTCGATGCGTCGCCGCCGCAAGGCCGTCTGA